Proteins encoded within one genomic window of Humulus lupulus chromosome 1, drHumLupu1.1, whole genome shotgun sequence:
- the LOC133785307 gene encoding uncharacterized protein LOC133785307 isoform X1, which translates to MGNPFLKRFFHNLYCIDNFVKKQESERFVHGILFRCYSQQKQGHKVEEDTVKQKTSAPQVSLRSKVEKDSRLGTYASDDEDLLGDNKWKLELAWLTKALEPALQLCRWALPTVAGNDVGNRSPPSARSVSEIISSIQRSKIGIQDWTLSDLTVGLYLLYLRQASINPIKDVKGIQISSDSIVHDLIYHTELAKGAYKDNATSLARHSMLRESNVLKFVKNSSVMRPGYYIGVDTRKKLVILGIRGTHTVYDLITDIVSSSDKEVTFEGFSTHFGTAEAARWFLNHEMETIRKCLVKYEGFRLRLVGHSLGGAIASLLAIMIRKKSLKELGFSPDNVTAIGYATPPCVSKELAENCSDFVSTVVMQDDIIPRLSIASLTRLRNEILDTDWTSVVEKEDWRSVIDLVANAKQVVSSVQDVARKLADYAKFRRNENSSDDVVVRKESLNSPRATLTSETEYESSVAVKNGRSACTAPEELFVPGSVYYLKRNLDTQSGSSGEFFTLWKRHPGEHFQRIVLSGNLISDHKCDSHYYALRDVLKGLPGPNDKGIFR; encoded by the exons ATGGGTAACCCATTTTTGAAACGGTTCTTCCATAATCTCT ATTGTATTGATAATTTTGTGAAGAAACAAGAATCTGAAAGGTTTGTACATGGGATTCTTTTCCGTTGTTACTCACAACAGAAGCAAGGACATAAGGTTGAAGAGGATACAGTGAAGCAAAAAACTAGTGCTCCTCAAGTTTCATTGAGGTCTAAGGTTGAGAAAGATTCTAGACTTGGTACATACGCTTCTGATGATGAAGACTTACTTGGTGATAATAAGTGGAAGTTAGAGCTTGCTTGGCTCACCAAAGCTCTTGAACCAGCTCTACAATTGTGTAGGTGGGCTCTCCCAACAG TTGCAGGAAATGATGTTGGAAATCGATCCCCACCTAGTGCTCGATCGGTTTCAGAGATCATTTCAAGCATTCAACGGAGTAAGATTGGTATTCAGGATTGGACTTTGAGCGATCTTACAGTTGGCCTGTATCTTTTATATCTTCGTCAAGCATCCATAAATCCCATTAAAGATGTTAAAGGCATTCAGATATCTTCAGATTCCATT GTCCATGACCTTATTTACCACACTGAATTAGCAAAAGGTGCTTATAAGGATAATGCTACCAGTCTTGCAAGGCATAGCATGCTTCGAGAAAGCAATGTGTTGAAATTTGTTAAGAATTCTAGTGTCATGAGGCCTGGATATTATATAGGGGTTGACACTCGTAAGAAACTTGTGATTCTTGGAATTCGCGGAACTCATACAGTCTATGACCTTATCACTGATATTGTCTCTTCGAGTGATAAGGAAGTCACATTTGAGGGTTTTTCAACTCACTTTGGCACAGCTGAAGCTGCTCGTTGGTTTCTCAATCATGAGATGGAAACCATAAGAAAGTGCTTGGTGAAATATGAG GGATTCAGGTTAAGGCTAGTGGGGCATTCACTTGGTGGTGCTATAGCTTCTTTACTAGCAATAATGATTCGAAAAAAGTCACTTAAGGAGCTGGGTTTTAGCCCTGACAATGTTACTGCTATTGGTTATGCAACACCACCATGTGTCTCCAAAGAACTTGCTGAAAACTGCTCTGATTTTGTTTCTACTGTCGTGATGCAG GATGATATAATCCCTAGGTTAAGCATAGCTTCTCTTACCAGGTTGAGGAACGAGATTCTTGATACTGATTG GACGAGTGTAGTTGAGAAGGAAGATTGGAGAAGCGTCATAGATTTGGTTGCAAATGCAAAGCAGGTGGTGTCTTCAGTGCAAGATGTAGCTCGAAAACTTGCCGACTATGCGAAGTTTAGGAGGAATGAAAATTCATCTG ATGATGTTGTCGTCAGGAAAGAATCACTTAATTCTCCAAGAGCCACTTTAACCTCCGAAACAGAATATGAAAGCTCTGTTGCTGTTAAAAATGGACGCTCTGCCTGTACAGCTCCGGAGGAATTGTTTGTACCGGGTTCTGTTTACTACCTAAAGAGGAACTTGGACACTCAATCCGGAAGCAGTGGAGAGTTTTTCACATTGTGGAAGAGGCATCCGGGAGAACATTTTCAGAGAATTGTGCTCTCCGGCAACTTAATATCAGACCACAAATGTGATAGCCATTACTATGCATTAAGAGATGTGCTCAAAGGTTTACCTGGGCCTAATGATAAAGGTATTTTCAGATGA
- the LOC133834406 gene encoding 1-aminocyclopropane-1-carboxylate oxidase homolog 1-like produces the protein MTERTSISLSKLASTTLVESKPNHTISNMEATVEYSEREKEVKQFEDSKAGVKGLVDSGITKIPRIFIHPPDDFKVSPSFEVPLIDLQGIDGGRERRKEIVEGITGAAETWGFFKIINHGIPINILEEILQGVRRFHEQPHEYKKGWYSKDFSRPAIYYSNGDLKASTPTDWRDSFTCRFKQNHENFDALPHVCREEIEEFFKRMSSVRDMISEVLSEALGLRSDYLTSIGCLKSASILGHYYPICPEPDLTIGATKHSDMSFLTLLLQDNQGGLQVDHQNHWVNVPPVKGALVVNMGDFMQIISNDKFKSVEHRVLATRATEPRISVATFFGAANNDLQFGPIKELLSDENPPINRDTTFGEYVTYYRSKDKRVYGNSALPHLKINK, from the exons ATGACAGAAAGAACATCAATATCACTCTCAAAACTTGCATCAACAACATTAGTGGAATCTAAA CCAAACCACACCATTTCGAACATGGAAGCTACTGTGGAGTACAGCGAGCGAGAGAAAGAAGTGAAACAGTTCGAGGACTCGAAAGCAGGTGTCAAAGGCTTGGTCGACTCAGGGATAACAAAGATTCCAAGAATCTTCATCCACCCACCTGATGATTTTAAGGTCTCACCATCTTTTGAGGTCCCACTAATTGATCTCCAAGGCATCGATGGTGGCAGAGAAAGGAGAAAGGAGATCGTGGAGGGCATTACAGGAGCTGCTGAAACGTGGGGTTTCTTTAAGATAATCAATCATGGGATTCCAATTAACATTTTGGAGGAGATACTCCAAGGTGTTCGACGATTTCACGAGCAGCCTCATGAGTACAAGAAGGGGTGGTACTCCAAGGACTTTTCTCGGCCGGCGATCTATTACAGTAACGGTGACCTGAAAGCATCTACTCCGACGGATTGGAGGGATAGCTTCACTTGCAGATTCAAACAAAACCATGAAAATTTCGATGCATTGCCTCATGTTTGTAG AGAAGAAATAGAAGAGTTTTTCAAAAGGATGAGTAGTGTACGAGACATGATATCAGAAGTGCTATCGGAAGCACTGGGGCTAAGGAGTGATTACTTGACAAGCATAGGGTGCTTGAAATCAGCGTCCATACTCGGCCACTATTACCCGATTTGCCCAGAACCAGATTTGACTATTGGGGCAACGAAACATTCAGACATGTCCTTTCTAACTTTACTTCTTCAAGACAATCAAGGTGGCCTCCAAGTCGATCATCAAAACCATTGGGTCAACGTTCCACCAGTTAAGGGTGCTTTGGTGGTCAACATGGGAGACTTCATGCAG ATTATTAGCAATGACAAGTTCAAGAGTGTAGAGCACAGAGTTCTGGCTACTCGAGCCACAGAGCCTAGAATATCTGTTGCTACTTTCTTTGGTGCAGCAAATAACGATCTACAATTTGGACCAATAAAAGAGCTACTATCTGATGAGAATCCACCCATTAATAGGGATACCACTTTTGGTGAGTATGTTACATATTACAGATCCAAGGACAAAAGGGTCTATGGCAACTCGGCCCTTCCTCATCTTAAGATCAATAAATGA
- the LOC133785307 gene encoding uncharacterized protein LOC133785307 isoform X2 produces the protein MGNPFLKRFFHNLYCIDNFVKKQESERFVHGILFRCYSQQKQGHKVEEDTVKQKTSAPQVSLRSKVEKDSRLGTYASDDEDLLGDNKWKLELAWLTKALEPALQLCRWALPTGNDVGNRSPPSARSVSEIISSIQRSKIGIQDWTLSDLTVGLYLLYLRQASINPIKDVKGIQISSDSIVHDLIYHTELAKGAYKDNATSLARHSMLRESNVLKFVKNSSVMRPGYYIGVDTRKKLVILGIRGTHTVYDLITDIVSSSDKEVTFEGFSTHFGTAEAARWFLNHEMETIRKCLVKYEGFRLRLVGHSLGGAIASLLAIMIRKKSLKELGFSPDNVTAIGYATPPCVSKELAENCSDFVSTVVMQDDIIPRLSIASLTRLRNEILDTDWTSVVEKEDWRSVIDLVANAKQVVSSVQDVARKLADYAKFRRNENSSDDVVVRKESLNSPRATLTSETEYESSVAVKNGRSACTAPEELFVPGSVYYLKRNLDTQSGSSGEFFTLWKRHPGEHFQRIVLSGNLISDHKCDSHYYALRDVLKGLPGPNDKGIFR, from the exons ATGGGTAACCCATTTTTGAAACGGTTCTTCCATAATCTCT ATTGTATTGATAATTTTGTGAAGAAACAAGAATCTGAAAGGTTTGTACATGGGATTCTTTTCCGTTGTTACTCACAACAGAAGCAAGGACATAAGGTTGAAGAGGATACAGTGAAGCAAAAAACTAGTGCTCCTCAAGTTTCATTGAGGTCTAAGGTTGAGAAAGATTCTAGACTTGGTACATACGCTTCTGATGATGAAGACTTACTTGGTGATAATAAGTGGAAGTTAGAGCTTGCTTGGCTCACCAAAGCTCTTGAACCAGCTCTACAATTGTGTAGGTGGGCTCTCCCAACAG GAAATGATGTTGGAAATCGATCCCCACCTAGTGCTCGATCGGTTTCAGAGATCATTTCAAGCATTCAACGGAGTAAGATTGGTATTCAGGATTGGACTTTGAGCGATCTTACAGTTGGCCTGTATCTTTTATATCTTCGTCAAGCATCCATAAATCCCATTAAAGATGTTAAAGGCATTCAGATATCTTCAGATTCCATT GTCCATGACCTTATTTACCACACTGAATTAGCAAAAGGTGCTTATAAGGATAATGCTACCAGTCTTGCAAGGCATAGCATGCTTCGAGAAAGCAATGTGTTGAAATTTGTTAAGAATTCTAGTGTCATGAGGCCTGGATATTATATAGGGGTTGACACTCGTAAGAAACTTGTGATTCTTGGAATTCGCGGAACTCATACAGTCTATGACCTTATCACTGATATTGTCTCTTCGAGTGATAAGGAAGTCACATTTGAGGGTTTTTCAACTCACTTTGGCACAGCTGAAGCTGCTCGTTGGTTTCTCAATCATGAGATGGAAACCATAAGAAAGTGCTTGGTGAAATATGAG GGATTCAGGTTAAGGCTAGTGGGGCATTCACTTGGTGGTGCTATAGCTTCTTTACTAGCAATAATGATTCGAAAAAAGTCACTTAAGGAGCTGGGTTTTAGCCCTGACAATGTTACTGCTATTGGTTATGCAACACCACCATGTGTCTCCAAAGAACTTGCTGAAAACTGCTCTGATTTTGTTTCTACTGTCGTGATGCAG GATGATATAATCCCTAGGTTAAGCATAGCTTCTCTTACCAGGTTGAGGAACGAGATTCTTGATACTGATTG GACGAGTGTAGTTGAGAAGGAAGATTGGAGAAGCGTCATAGATTTGGTTGCAAATGCAAAGCAGGTGGTGTCTTCAGTGCAAGATGTAGCTCGAAAACTTGCCGACTATGCGAAGTTTAGGAGGAATGAAAATTCATCTG ATGATGTTGTCGTCAGGAAAGAATCACTTAATTCTCCAAGAGCCACTTTAACCTCCGAAACAGAATATGAAAGCTCTGTTGCTGTTAAAAATGGACGCTCTGCCTGTACAGCTCCGGAGGAATTGTTTGTACCGGGTTCTGTTTACTACCTAAAGAGGAACTTGGACACTCAATCCGGAAGCAGTGGAGAGTTTTTCACATTGTGGAAGAGGCATCCGGGAGAACATTTTCAGAGAATTGTGCTCTCCGGCAACTTAATATCAGACCACAAATGTGATAGCCATTACTATGCATTAAGAGATGTGCTCAAAGGTTTACCTGGGCCTAATGATAAAGGTATTTTCAGATGA